A window of the Nitrospiria bacterium genome harbors these coding sequences:
- a CDS encoding polymer-forming cytoskeletal protein, which translates to MLRKDDKDRRDGAGDEVIAFLGKGTEFKGMITYNGTIRIDGHVEGEIVTEGTLVVGEDAVIQAEISAGTVITGGKIIGNVTALEKIQLLPTAVMDGSIKTPVLIIEEGVRFNGHCQMSGTALPGQKELQGAERAQGKEAQAVQEAR; encoded by the coding sequence ATGCTGCGTAAAGACGATAAAGACCGCAGAGACGGAGCCGGCGACGAGGTCATTGCCTTTTTGGGGAAGGGCACAGAATTCAAGGGCATGATCACCTACAACGGCACGATTCGGATCGACGGCCACGTCGAAGGAGAGATTGTCACGGAGGGGACGCTGGTCGTGGGCGAAGACGCCGTCATCCAGGCGGAGATCAGCGCCGGCACGGTCATCACCGGCGGCAAAATCATCGGCAACGTCACCGCCTTGGAAAAAATCCAGCTCCTGCCGACCGCCGTCATGGACGGGTCGATCAAAACGCCGGTGCTCATTATAGAAGAAGGTGTTCGATTTAACGGCCATTGTCAAATGAGCGGGACGGCGCTGCCCGGGCAAAAGGAATTGCAAGGAGCGGAACGGGCTCAAGGAAAGGAAGCGCAGGCGGTGCAGGAAGCACGCTGA